GCTCCTGGGGGCTCTTCGGTTTGGACGGCAAGCGGCCCCGGCGGCCTTTTAGGCTGTCTGTGCGCACCACTGCGGGAGAGAGCGGCGGTGAggccggcgcggccccgcggggcaCGGCCGGACCCGCGGCCGCTCGGACACTCACCCTCCTTGACCATGCCGACGGCCAGGCACTTCTGGAAGCGGCAGTACTGGCAGCGGTTCCGGCGGCGCTTGTCCACCGGGCAGTTCTTGTTGGCCAGACACACGTACTTGGCGTTCTTCTGCACCGTGCGCTGCGGGCCGGAGGGACGGGAGCGCTCAGCGCCGCGCCTCCTTCTCCCCTCCATCgcctcttcccttccctcccctttaGCTTATTTGCCGGGTTTTCCGCTTTGTTTCCTTCCGCTTCTCCCTTCGttttctgctcttgctttcatttcctctcccccccccctttattttcttttcttttttttatcttttcttctcctcttttttttttacctttatatcccttccctttcccccccctttaatctcttctcccttttgatattttaattttttcttttctattatttccttttccccttctcttcttctgcctttaaagaattattttctttgccctttatttccttttttcctttctcctctttatttccttttctcctttatttagtttcctttttcccttatatttcctttcctccctccttttatttttttccttcctcccttctttttttttttttctctctttttttttttttctttctttcccagggCATTTAACAGGAGAAAATTGACAGCGTTAACATCCGAGCTAACCTCGCAGCTCCTAGCCGTGCTTTATATGCCGAGAGGAGGCAAAGAGACGCTCGGTAAATACAAATCCGTGGGCATTCATATTATTTACATTCCTTGGAGACCTCCTCTATTTAAAACGATAAGATTATTCAATCAGGATGGTGAAATAAAGAGATCACTTAATTTTACCGCAGGGAATTCCGTTCCACACGGTTTAGCTCGGCCGCGGCTCTCTGTCCTAACCCATTTCCATCCGGGGGCGGCTCGGCCCCGCGGGCTCCCCGCTGACCCCGCAGCCCCCGcggagccccggccccgctcacctTGAAGAAGCCCTTGCAGCCCTCGCAGGTGCGCACGCCGTAGTGCTGGCAGGCCGCGTTGTCCCCGCACACGGCGCACAGCCCCTCGTTGGACGGCGAGCCCCGGGACGGCGGCGAGGGCACCTGGCTGTCCAGGAGCTGCGGAGCGTGGCCCAGCTGCAGCCCGGGGAAGGCCATGGACGGCTGCTTGCGGATGGGGTTGGGCACGGCGAAGGCCTGCCCGTCCACGCCGTGGTGCGGCCCGGAGGGCTCCGCGTTCATGGGGACGTGCAGCGGGCCGTCGAAGCGCATCTGGCAGCTGGAGACGGGCGTGCCGGGCGGAGACTGCTTGAAGGAGAACAGGGACAGGCGGGACACGGGAGTTTTGCGCTGCTCGATCATGTGCGTGGTGGCCACGTAGTTGGGGTGGAAGTTGTGCAGGGAGCCGGGGTCGTCCCACACGGGGCCGTGCTGCACCTGGAAGCCGGGCGTGGAGGGGGTCGGGGGCGACGAGGGCTTGTAGTAGACGGAGCCCGAGTGGGACATCATCTCCTCGGACTGCGGGGGCAGGTGGCCGTGCTGCTGGTAGCCGTGCATCTGAATGTCTTCCACCTTAATGGAGGACTGCTGTCCCGACAGGGGCATTTGGTACAAGCAGGGGGGCTTCACGTCGTAGCTCGTGTTGTAGTTGTCCATAAAGGTACTGAAGCTGGGGAGAGAAGTGGTGGCGGTGATTTCGGTGTTGGTGAGGTCCATGCTAAACTTGACGAACTCCGGAGTTAGGAAATCGGAGCTGTATTCTCCCGAGGAGTGGTAGCTGTAGCTCTGGGAGGCCGGGCTGGCTCCTTGAGGCGAGGACCCATACTGAGCCTGAACACAGGGCATGGCTGCAAACGAAACAGCGTCAGGTAGACTCGGCCCGCGCCGGGCACCGGCGGCTGCGGGGCCGAGCGCCGGGCCCCCCGTGCCCcgccggggctgccggggccgcggggacgGAGCGCACCAACCTTCAGCCGAGGGAGCGGCGTTTTCGGGGCAGCCGAGGGCGGACAGCGTCGGAGCGCGGCGGGGAGCGAGGTGTCCGCGGGTTCAGAGCTCGGCGGCGGCTCCAGCCTGCCCGGCGCGACGGCTGCGGGAGACACACGGAGCCGCCGGTGAGCGGACGGACACACCGACACACGGACCCGCCGGTGAGCGGACGGACACACCGACACACCGACACACCGACACACGGAGCCGCCGGTGAACGGACGGACACACCGACACACCGACACACGGACCCGCCGGTGAGCGGACGGACACACCGAGACACGGACCCGCCGGTGAGCGGACGGACACACCGAGACACGGACCCGCCGGTGAGCGGACGGACACACCGAGACACGGACCCGCCGGTGAGCGGACGGACACACCGAGACACGGACCCGCCGGTGAGCGGACGGACACACCGACACACGGACCCGCCGGTGAGCGGACGGACACACCGAGACACGGACCCGCCGGTGAGCGGACGGACACACCGACACACGGACCCGCCGGTGAGCGgacggacacacggacagacGGATCCGCCGGTGAGCGGACGGACGCAGCGACACGCGGACCCGCCGATCGGGCAGCAGGGGCGGGGGACTGGCAGACAAACCCGCCGGTGCGGGGACAGACACACGGACCCAGGGTGGGGAACTGACACGCGGAGCCGCCGGTGGAGGGACAGACACACGGAGCCGCCGGCTCTGGGGAGCCCCACCTGCGGAGCCCGCGGGCAGCGGGAGCGGTGCCGGGGCGGCCCGCGCCCCTCGAGGAGcaggtttgggctgggctggggttaCTCTCTCGGTAACCGGGCAGAGGCTCCCCGCGGGCGGGCTGTCACCGGTACCGGCTGTCAGGCTCCCTTCGGGAAAGCCGCGGCGCGTCCCCAGGGAGAGCGGGCGAGGCGCGGGGCTCCCGGCGCGGCGGTGCCGGTACCGGAGCGGGGCGCGGGTGACGGGCAGCCCGGGCGGAGCCGGCTCGGCGCGGCAGCTCCGCGGGGCACGCGCGAGCCGGTCCCGTGCGGGGAGCCCGAGCGGGAGCCGCCGGCGGCCGGGACGGAACGGGAGCGGACGGGTCGGGGGGGCGCAGCCCGAGCCTCGCGCGCGGGACCCCGCGGCGGCAGGGCCGGAACGGGAGCGGCCGGGCACTCACCGGGGAGCGGAGCGCGGGGCGCGCCTCCAAGAgcgggcggagcggcggcggcggcggcgcgggcggccgGACTGTGCCCGCCCGCAATGTGCCTTTGTTTATgtggccgcggccgccgccgaCCAACGTGCGCCGCGAGCCCCCGCGCGTCACCGCGCGTCACCGCCGCGGGCCAATGGCGGCCGCCGCGGGCCCGCCCCGGACACGCCCCCCGCGCGCCGCCGCGCCCTTCGGGGAACTTTCCCACCGCTGACGTCACGCCGAGGGGCGCGCCCCGGCCACGCGCCGCGCGGGGGCGTGGCCTCATTTGCATAGAGGGcggcgccgcccccgccccccgcgcgTCACCGTGACGCGATACCCGGAATAGCGCGCGTGGCCGCGACCCCGGCCGGGGACAGCGACAGCGACAGGAACGGGATAGGagcgggacagggacagggacagggacagggaccggaGCGGGATAGGagcgggacagggacagggacagggacagggacaggagcgggATAGGAGCGGGACAGGGACAAGagcgggacagggacagggacagggacagggacaggagcgggacagcgacagggacagggacaggagcgggACAGAACCGGGACAGGAGCGGGACAGAACCGGGACAGGAGCGGGACAGGAGCGGGACAGGAGCGGGATAGGACAGGGACAGAACCGGGACAGGACCGGGCCAGTGCCACCACGAGCGCGACGTGCTCCCACTTCAACTGCCCAAGCGGAATTTAAGCGGATTTTagtttacttttttattattattttattttattattaactttattttatatcttgtattgattttattttaatttaattttggatttatttattgtaaatatttttcatgctagttctttctgtttctttttcatttcttattaattttcttattttctgtgttttttatttttttatttctattttttcattacCTAATTTAATCCATTAATTTCggagtttcattttttaaatttatttggcgattttgtttcatttcatttatttttttaatttaatttattaattttttttatctttatgtattttagacttatttatttaaatttcctttctttttttaaatgactgatgtttatttatttagatgCACATGGAGGGGGGtttattgctattttatttgattttattttattttactttactttattttattttattttactttactttattttattttattttactttactttattttattttattttaattttattttatcttatttgaCCTCTCCCCAGCAACACCCCCAGAGGCCCCCGATTTTCCATCACTCCCGGGGCGGTGTGACGGCGaagggacacagagcagagctggggcactgCAATTAAAGGCGctgcatttattaaaatctCAGCTCGCAGCTGCATCCGGCGGCGATGGCACTCtggaggggacagtgacagtgcccagggacaggacacggCCTCCGCCACCCTGGCCTCTGCTCTCCCGCCAGGGAATCCCCCTGCgctccagctgggaaagggacagggaggCGTCAGGGAAAAGGACAGAGTGGCTGAAGGACAGCTCCCAGTGCAGCCGGGACAGCCACGTCCCCagagcccggggacagccctgggacagcccggggacaccccagggacGGCCCGGGGATaccccagggacagcccggggacaccccagggacagcccggggacagcccggggacagcccggggatACCCCAGGGACAGCTCGGCTCTGTCCCGGTGCCTTTCCTCCGCCGTTCTGTGGGACGGAGCCGTGCAGCTTTGAGATCCTGGCCCGGGATAAGATGGCCCaggccagcagccagcagtgccaggacagacagtgactgggacactgggacactgggacacctggacactgggacactgggacactgggacactggagTACTGGGACACTGGGAACTGGACACTGGGACACGGGAAtactgggacactgggacactgggaccTGGACACTGGCACACCTGGACACTGGAATACTGGGacctggacactgggacactgggacactggaaTACTGGGacctggacactgggacactggaCACAGgcacactgggacactgggacactgggacactggcACACTGGGACACTGGAATACTGGGacctggacactgggacactgggacactgggacactgggacactgggacactggaaTACTGGGacctggacactgggacactggaCACAGgcacactgggacactgggacactgggacactgggacacctggacactgggacactggcacactgggacactgggacactgggacactgggacactgggacactgggaccTGGACACTGGGacctggacactgggacacctGGACacctggacactgggacactgggacactgggacctggacactgggacactggaCACAGgcacactgggacactgggacactgggacactgggacactgggacactggaacacctggacactgggacacctggacactgggacactggaatactgggacactgggacactgggacctggacactgggacactctGCTCACACAGCAGAGCCCCAAAGGGCCGGGACAAAGGGCTCCAGCCCCAACACCATCCCCACAGCGCTCCCCTGACCCCACAGGTCAGGCCGTGAAGGGACACCAAGGCTGGAGGccactgtccctgctccagAATGGCATTTTCTGGCCTTGTCTCCAGGGGCTTCACCCGCAGGAGAGCGCGGGCAGGTTGCCTccgctgcagcagcacagacccagCAGCGTCAgtcccaccccacagccaaccccagagccaaccccacagcccaaccccacagcccaccccacagccaaccccacagccaaccccacagcccaaccccacagcccaaccccacagccaaccccacagcaactcccagccaaccccacagcccaaccccacagccaaccccgagccaaccccacagcccacctcagagccaaccccacagcccaaccccagagccaaccccacagccaacctcacagcccaaccccacagccaaccccacagccaaccccacagcccaaccccacagcccaaccccacagccaaccccacagccaaccccacagcccaaccctacagcccaaccccacagcccaacccctcagccaaccccacagcccaaccccacagcccaaccccacagccaaccccagagccaaccccacagccaaccccacagcccaaccccacagcaaCTCCCAGCCAACCCCagagcccaaccccacagccaaccccacagcccaaccccacagcccaaccccacagccaaccccacagcccaaccccacagccaactccacagccaaccccacagcccaaccccacagccaaccccacagccaaccccagagccaaccccacagccaaccccacagccaaccccacagcccaaccccacagcccaaccccacagccaactccacagccaaccccacagcccaaccccacagccaaccccacagcccaatcccacagccaaccccacagcccaaccccacagcccaaccccacagccaaccccacagccaaccccacagccaaccccacagcccaaccccacagccaaccccagagccaaccccacagccaaccccacagcccaaccccacagcccaaccccacagccaacccacagcccaaccccacagccaaccccacagccaaccccacagcccactccacagcccaaccccacagcccaaccccacagccaaccccagagccaaccccacagccaaccccacagccaaccccacagcccaaccccagagccaaccccacagccaaccccagagccaaccccacagccaaccccacagcccaaccccacagcccaaccccacagcccaaccccacagccaaccccagAGCCAACCCCAGAGCCAACCCtacagccaaccccacagcccaaccccagtgccaaccccacagcccaaccccacagccaaccttacagccaaccccacagccaaccccacagccaaccccacagccaaccccacagcccaaccccagaGCCAACCTtacagccaaccccacagccaaccccacagcccaaccccacagcccaaacccacagcccaaccccacagccaaccccacagccaaccctACAGCCCAACCCCAgagccaaccccacagcccaaccccacagcccaaccccacagccaaccccacagcccaaccccacagccaaccctacagcccaaccccacagctcaaccccacagccaaccccacagcccaaccccacagccaaccccacagccaaccccacagcccaaccccacagcccaccccacagcccaaccccacagcccaaccccacagccaaccccacagccaaccccacagccaaccccacagcccaaccccacagccaaccccacagccaaccccacagcccaaccctACAGCCCAACCCCAgagccaaccccacagcccaaccccagagccaaccccacagccaaccccacagcccaaccccacagcccaaccccacagccaaccccacagccaaccccacagcccaaccccacagcccaaccccacagccaaccccacagccaaccccacagccaaccccacagcccaaccccacagccaaccccagagccaaccccacagccaaccccacagcccaaccccacagcccaaccccacagccaaccccacagcccaaccccacagccaaccccacagccaaccccacagcccactccacagcccaaccccacagcccaaccccacagccaaccccagagccaaccccacagccaaccccacagccaaccccacagcccaaccccacagcccaaccccacagcccaaccccacagcccaaccccacagccaaccccacagccaacaccacagccaaccccacagcccaaccccacagccaaccccacagccaaccccacagcccaaccccacagcccaaccccacagccaaccccacagccaaccccacagcccaaccccacagcccaaccccacagccaaccccacagccaacaccacagccaaccccacagcccaaccccacagccaaccccacagccaaccccacagcccaccccacagcccaaccccacagcccaaccccacagccaaccccacagccaaccccagagccaaccccacagccaaccccagagccaaccccacagcccaaccccacagcccaaccccacagcccaaccccacagccgaaccccacagcccaaccccacagccaaccccacagccaaccccacagcccaaccccacagcccaaccccagagccaaccccacagcccaaccccacagcccaaccccagagccaaccccacagccaaccccacagcccaaccccacagcccaaccccacagcccaaccccagagccaaccccacagccaaccccacagcccaaccccacagcccaaccccacagccaaccccatAGCCAACCCCAtagcccaaccccacagcccaccccacagcccaccccacagccaaccccagagcccaaccccacagcccaaccccacagccaaccccacagcccaccccacagcccaaccccacagccaaccccacagcccaaccccacagccaaccccacagccaaccccacagcccaaccccacagccaaccccacagccaaccccacagcccaaccccacagcccaaccccacagccaaccccacagcccaaccccacagccaaccccagagctcaaccccacagccaaccccacagccaaccccacagcccaccccacagcccaaccccacagcccaaccccacagcccaaccctacagcccaaccccacagcccaccccacagcccaaccccacagcccaaccccacagcccaaccccacagcccaccccacagcccaaccccacagccaaccccacagccaaccccacagcccaaccccacagccaaccccacagcacaaccccacagcccaaccccacagccaaccccacagccaaccccacagcccaaccccacagcccaaccccacagcccaccccacagcccaccccacagcccaaccccacagccaaccccagagctaaccccacagccaaccccacagccaaccccacagccaaccccacagcccaaccccacagcccaaccccacagccaaccccacagcccaaccccacagccaaccccacagcccaaccccagaGCCAACtccacagcccaaccccacagcccacctcagagcccaaccccacagcccaaccccacagccaaccccacagcccaaccccacagcccaaccccacagcccacctcagagcccaaccccacagcccaaccccacagccaaccccacagcccaaccccacagcccaccccacagccaaccccaca
The genomic region above belongs to Sylvia atricapilla isolate bSylAtr1 chromosome 7, bSylAtr1.pri, whole genome shotgun sequence and contains:
- the NR4A2 gene encoding nuclear receptor subfamily 4 group A member 2 isoform X1 translates to MPCVQAQYGSSPQGASPASQSYSYHSSGEYSSDFLTPEFVKFSMDLTNTEITATTSLPSFSTFMDNYNTSYDVKPPCLYQMPLSGQQSSIKVEDIQMHGYQQHGHLPPQSEEMMSHSGSVYYKPSSPPTPSTPGFQVQHGPVWDDPGSLHNFHPNYVATTHMIEQRKTPVSRLSLFSFKQSPPGTPVSSCQMRFDGPLHVPMNAEPSGPHHGVDGQAFAVPNPIRKQPSMAFPGLQLGHAPQLLDSQVPSPPSRGSPSNEGLCAVCGDNAACQHYGVRTCEGCKGFFKRTVQKNAKYVCLANKNCPVDKRRRNRCQYCRFQKCLAVGMVKEVVRTDSLKGRRGRLPSKPKSPQEPSPPSPPVSLISALVRAHVDSNPAMTSLDYSRFQANPDYQLSGDDTQHIQQFYDLLTGSMEIIRGWAEKIPGFTDLPKTDQDLLFESAFLELFVLRLAYRSNPVEGKLIFCNGVVLHRLQCVRGFGEWIDSIVEFSSNLQNMNIDISAFSCIAALAMVTERHGLKEPKRVEELQNKIVNCLKDHVTFNNGGLNRPNYLSKLLGKLPELRTLCTQGLQRIFYLKLEDLVPPPAIIDKLFLDTLPF
- the NR4A2 gene encoding nuclear receptor subfamily 4 group A member 2 isoform X2, whose amino-acid sequence is MPCVQAQYGSSPQGASPASQSYSYHSSGEYSSDFLTPEFVKFSMDLTNTEITATTSLPSFSTFMDNYNTSYDVKPPCLYQMPLSGQQSSIKVEDIQMHGYQQHGHLPPQSEEMMSHSGSVYYKPSSPPTPSTPGFQVQHGPVWDDPGSLHNFHPNYVATTHMIEQRKTPVSRLSLFSFKQSPPGTPVSSCQMRFDGPLHVPMNAEPSGPHHGVDGQAFAVPNPIRKQPSMAFPGLQLGHAPQLLDSQVPSPPSRGSPSNEGLCAVCGDNAACQHYGVRTCEGCKGFFKRTVQKNAKYVCLANKNCPVDKRRRNRCQYCRFQKCLAVGMVKEVVRTDSLKGRRGRLPSKPKSPQEPSPPSPPFQANPDYQLSGDDTQHIQQFYDLLTGSMEIIRGWAEKIPGFTDLPKTDQDLLFESAFLELFVLRLAYRSNPVEGKLIFCNGVVLHRLQCVRGFGEWIDSIVEFSSNLQNMNIDISAFSCIAALAMVTERHGLKEPKRVEELQNKIVNCLKDHVTFNNGGLNRPNYLSKLLGKLPELRTLCTQGLQRIFYLKLEDLVPPPAIIDKLFLDTLPF